One Ignavibacterium sp. DNA segment encodes these proteins:
- a CDS encoding RNA polymerase sigma factor translates to MSSDNKFVRSLIESAKLGNNAAIEQLFQMNLAKIYAFALRLTANKSLAETITKDTFIEAWKKINLVRSDASLLKWLNSITVYKTIEAFRSKKSKNKTDHQDLKELESKCELDKYLITLPDQERMTFVLNKVEGYTLEEISDMMGTKKDQVQAQLNIAIDKLTENIPSIKDENILIEKLAQLQPEIQPSAEVRDGIFSYIMDEKIREKRELEKIASALAEKEKRENQIDESEETNEFVPEPVVVKPKKDFSINFAVIKKILYGIIAVFVLIVAYMFITAPSGGWQIISMTGQPKLNNNDMSKNDDWSADDVIQTDENSSITFAIPKIGRLLIDPLTNISRTKNDQLKLETGQIKKFEGDATDVLTVITPLAKFTELYKGSAFRLSVAADEVSKLIVESGWIVVSVKEFDSYVPKNFGCLVMRGKYAMPYPLDTAPQLISLLENFSGVTDPTIGTVLSLATKKESLTLWHLLQLVSSENRFLVFDKLNELIPAPNGVTKAGIQGLNKDMLLNWRQEIELKMD, encoded by the coding sequence GTGAGTTCAGATAATAAATTCGTAAGGTCATTAATTGAAAGTGCCAAGCTTGGGAACAATGCAGCTATTGAACAGCTTTTTCAGATGAATCTTGCCAAAATATATGCCTTTGCACTTAGATTAACCGCTAATAAATCATTAGCCGAAACAATTACCAAAGACACTTTTATTGAAGCCTGGAAAAAAATCAATCTCGTTCGATCTGATGCCTCTCTGCTTAAATGGTTAAATTCAATCACTGTTTACAAAACAATTGAAGCATTTAGAAGTAAGAAATCAAAAAACAAAACAGACCATCAGGATCTTAAAGAACTTGAATCAAAATGTGAGCTGGATAAATATCTAATTACACTTCCTGATCAGGAAAGAATGACCTTTGTTCTCAATAAGGTTGAAGGATATACTCTTGAGGAAATTTCGGATATGATGGGAACAAAAAAAGATCAGGTTCAAGCTCAGTTAAATATTGCAATTGACAAGCTTACAGAAAACATCCCTTCAATAAAAGATGAAAATATACTTATTGAAAAACTTGCACAATTGCAGCCTGAAATCCAACCATCAGCAGAGGTAAGAGATGGTATATTTTCTTATATAATGGATGAAAAGATTCGTGAGAAAAGGGAGTTGGAAAAAATTGCTTCTGCATTAGCTGAAAAAGAAAAAAGAGAAAATCAGATAGATGAGTCTGAAGAAACCAATGAATTTGTTCCGGAACCAGTTGTTGTAAAACCTAAAAAAGATTTTAGTATTAATTTTGCTGTTATAAAAAAAATTCTGTATGGCATTATTGCTGTATTTGTATTAATAGTAGCCTATATGTTTATTACTGCACCGTCCGGGGGATGGCAAATTATATCAATGACAGGACAGCCAAAATTAAATAATAATGATATGAGTAAGAATGATGATTGGTCAGCTGATGATGTTATTCAGACTGATGAGAATTCATCAATTACTTTTGCAATCCCAAAAATAGGGAGATTACTTATAGATCCTTTAACCAATATAAGCAGAACAAAAAATGATCAGCTAAAACTTGAAACAGGACAGATTAAAAAGTTTGAAGGGGATGCTACTGATGTTTTAACAGTTATTACTCCTTTAGCAAAATTTACGGAGTTGTATAAAGGCAGTGCGTTCAGATTAAGTGTTGCTGCCGACGAAGTGAGTAAATTGATTGTTGAGAGCGGATGGATAGTGGTAAGTGTTAAAGAGTTTGATTCTTATGTACCGAAAAATTTTGGCTGTTTGGTGATGAGGGGAAAGTACGCAATGCCATATCCATTGGATACAGCACCTCAACTGATAAGCTTACTTGAAAACTTTTCAGGAGTTACTGACCCTACAATTGGAACTGTATTATCTCTGGCAACTAAAAAAGAATCACTGACTCTATGGCATCTTCTTCAGTTAGTAAGCAGCGAAAACAGATTTCTTGTTTTTGATAAATTAAACGAATTAATTCCTGCTCCAAATGGTGTAACCAAGGCAGGAATCCAAGGGTTAAATAAGGATATGCTTTTAAATTGGCGTCAGGAAATTGAACTGAAAATGGATTGA
- the lpdA gene encoding dihydrolipoyl dehydrogenase, producing MSEKIKLTVIGGGPGGYVAAFLAADLGMDVTLVDLEKNPGGVCLYRGCIPSKALLHVAKLIHEAEDAKNWGIEFGKPQININKLRDFKDNVVNKLTGGLGQISKQRKINFIQGRASFISSSALKIEKVDGQTIEQSFDKAIVATGSVITSIPSLNIQSKRLLNSTSALDLPGIPKSLLVIGGGYIGLELGSVYQALGTKVSVVEMMPGLLPGADRDLVNYLSMRIKKSFAEVMLNSKVLEMNEVKDGISVKIQDDKGNISDKIYDYVLMSIGRKPEARGLGLENTKVSLTDRGWIKVDKQLRTTDPNIFAIGDIAGEPMLAHKASHEGRVAVEVIAGHKSYFEPLAIPAVVFTDPEIAWAGLTEEHARKEGIKYEVAKFPWAASGRAVTLDRNDGVTKLIVDPDTQRILGMGLCGPGAGELISEGVLAIEMGANVTDLKLTIHPHPTLSETIMDAAEVFFGQSAHYYKPKR from the coding sequence ATGAGTGAAAAGATAAAATTAACAGTTATAGGCGGTGGACCCGGCGGATATGTTGCTGCTTTTCTTGCCGCTGATCTTGGTATGGATGTTACTCTTGTTGATCTTGAAAAAAATCCAGGAGGTGTTTGTCTTTATCGCGGATGTATTCCTTCTAAAGCATTGCTTCACGTTGCTAAGCTTATTCACGAAGCTGAAGATGCTAAAAACTGGGGAATAGAATTCGGCAAGCCGCAAATTAATATAAACAAATTAAGAGATTTTAAAGATAATGTTGTAAACAAACTTACTGGCGGGCTTGGACAGATATCAAAACAAAGAAAAATAAACTTCATACAAGGCAGAGCAAGCTTTATTAGCTCATCAGCTTTAAAGATCGAAAAAGTTGATGGGCAAACAATTGAACAATCATTTGATAAAGCTATTGTTGCAACAGGTTCTGTTATTACTTCAATCCCCTCATTAAATATTCAATCAAAAAGATTACTTAACTCAACCTCTGCACTTGATTTGCCTGGGATTCCAAAATCACTATTAGTAATTGGCGGAGGATATATCGGGCTTGAACTTGGCTCTGTTTATCAGGCACTTGGAACTAAAGTGTCTGTTGTTGAGATGATGCCCGGATTATTGCCGGGTGCAGATCGTGATCTTGTAAATTATCTTTCAATGCGGATTAAAAAATCTTTTGCAGAAGTAATGTTAAACAGTAAAGTTCTTGAAATGAATGAAGTCAAAGATGGAATAAGTGTTAAGATACAGGATGATAAAGGAAATATTTCTGACAAAATTTACGATTATGTTTTGATGTCAATTGGAAGGAAACCGGAAGCGCGAGGACTTGGTTTAGAAAATACTAAGGTAAGTTTAACTGATCGCGGCTGGATAAAAGTTGATAAACAATTAAGAACAACCGATCCTAACATTTTTGCAATCGGAGATATAGCTGGTGAACCGATGCTTGCACATAAGGCATCACACGAAGGAAGAGTTGCTGTTGAAGTGATTGCAGGACACAAATCATATTTTGAACCGCTTGCTATTCCTGCCGTTGTTTTTACTGATCCGGAAATCGCCTGGGCAGGATTAACGGAAGAGCATGCAAGAAAAGAAGGAATAAAATACGAAGTCGCAAAATTTCCCTGGGCTGCAAGCGGGCGAGCAGTAACGTTGGATAGAAATGATGGTGTTACAAAGTTGATCGTTGATCCTGATACACAGAGAATATTAGGAATGGGACTTTGCGGACCCGGTGCGGGTGAGTTGATTTCCGAGGGAGTTCTTGCGATCGAAATGGGTGCGAATGTTACCGATTTGAAATTGACAATTCATCCACATCCAACTTTATCAGAAACAATAATGGATGCAGCAGAAGTTTTCTTTGGACAAAGCGCACACTATTATAAACCCAAAAGATGA
- a CDS encoding dihydrolipoyllysine-residue acetyltransferase: MTKEFILPELGENIESAEVVDVLVKEGDTIAKNQAVLEIETEKATIEVPSTVEGKITKLNVKTGDKVKVGAVILVVEEIGKTAESNTKKSASESKPEIKASETKPTSQNIQKPSVETGQSGKKEIREFRLPELGENIESADVIDVLVKVGDVIEKDQALLEIETEKATIEVPSTLAGKVVEVLIKTGEKAKVGAVMIRVETAGLTITETKSVDKDKTEKEQLSKEENKQVKSEVKTGERPLTQAMEAPDKQPPILKGAAPAAPSVRRIAREIGVDINKVPGTGSGGRISMDDVKAFSKKLHESYSQGGSFGLNIQAETLPDFSRFGEIKKVQMTNIRKKTAEHLSYAWATIPHVTQFDKADITLLEKSRKELNQNSKTKLTVTAILVRIIVEALKKFPQVNSSIDMEKKEIIYKNYFNIGIAVDTEFGLIVPVIKNADKKSLSEISAELNLLAEKARSKKIGLDDLQGGCFSISNLGGIGGTYFTPVVNSPEVAILGVSRGAFEPVWNGYGVFEPRLMLPLSLSYDHRIIDGADAIRFLRFVVEALEQPLRLL; encoded by the coding sequence ATGACAAAAGAATTTATACTACCTGAACTTGGCGAGAACATCGAATCTGCTGAGGTTGTAGATGTTCTTGTAAAAGAAGGGGATACAATTGCAAAAAATCAGGCAGTGCTTGAGATTGAAACTGAGAAAGCAACAATTGAAGTTCCCTCAACAGTTGAAGGTAAGATAACAAAACTCAATGTTAAAACCGGCGATAAAGTAAAGGTTGGTGCAGTAATTTTAGTTGTTGAAGAAATTGGTAAAACTGCTGAGAGTAATACAAAGAAAAGCGCAAGCGAAAGTAAGCCTGAAATAAAAGCCTCCGAAACAAAGCCAACATCACAAAATATACAAAAGCCCTCAGTTGAAACCGGACAATCAGGGAAAAAAGAAATAAGAGAATTCCGTTTGCCTGAACTTGGCGAGAATATTGAATCGGCAGATGTAATAGATGTGCTTGTTAAAGTTGGTGATGTAATTGAAAAAGATCAGGCACTGCTTGAAATCGAAACCGAAAAAGCAACGATTGAAGTCCCCTCAACCCTTGCAGGAAAGGTTGTTGAAGTATTAATCAAAACCGGCGAAAAAGCAAAAGTCGGTGCTGTAATGATTAGAGTTGAGACAGCTGGCTTAACTATAACAGAAACCAAATCGGTTGATAAAGATAAAACAGAGAAAGAACAATTATCAAAAGAAGAGAACAAGCAAGTTAAATCAGAAGTGAAAACAGGTGAACGCCCATTAACTCAAGCTATGGAAGCACCTGATAAACAACCACCAATTTTAAAAGGTGCTGCTCCTGCAGCTCCATCAGTAAGAAGAATAGCCCGTGAAATTGGTGTTGATATAAATAAAGTTCCAGGTACTGGTTCTGGCGGCAGGATCTCAATGGATGATGTCAAAGCTTTTTCAAAAAAACTACACGAATCATATTCACAAGGCGGCAGTTTTGGATTAAATATCCAAGCTGAAACATTGCCTGATTTTTCACGGTTTGGCGAAATTAAAAAAGTTCAGATGACAAACATCCGGAAGAAAACAGCCGAGCATCTTAGTTATGCGTGGGCAACAATTCCACACGTTACTCAATTCGATAAAGCTGATATCACTCTTCTTGAAAAATCAAGAAAAGAATTAAATCAGAATTCTAAAACCAAACTTACTGTTACCGCTATTCTTGTAAGAATAATTGTAGAGGCGCTTAAGAAATTTCCACAGGTAAATTCCAGTATAGATATGGAAAAGAAGGAAATTATCTACAAGAATTATTTTAATATCGGTATCGCAGTTGATACAGAGTTTGGATTAATTGTTCCGGTTATTAAAAATGCAGATAAAAAATCTTTATCCGAAATTTCTGCTGAGCTTAATTTATTAGCAGAAAAAGCACGAAGTAAAAAAATCGGATTGGACGATTTACAAGGCGGATGTTTCTCAATTTCAAATCTTGGTGGAATTGGCGGAACATATTTTACTCCGGTTGTTAATTCTCCGGAGGTTGCTATTCTCGGAGTATCGCGCGGAGCTTTTGAACCGGTTTGGAATGGATATGGGGTTTTTGAACCAAGGCTGATGCTTCCATTGTCTTTATCTTATGATCATAGAATTATTGATGGTGCTGACGCAATTAGATTTTTAAGATTTGTGGTTGAGGCGTTAGAACAGCCGCTTAGATTATTATAG
- the aceE gene encoding pyruvate dehydrogenase (acetyl-transferring), homodimeric type, which produces MSEEIKKDKKIEEIETNEWLYSLDYVLEHSGPERVIELLRELQVRAYKAGVHIPFSANTPYINTIPREKQSPFPGNREIERRIKSLIRWNAMAMVVKANKQEHGIGGHISTYASAATLYEIGFNHFFRGRGEGYEGDQIYFQGHASPGFYARAFLEGRITKEQLVNFRRDLAPGGGLTSYPHPFLMPDFWEFPTVSMGLGPIQAIYRARFNRYLEDRELKKPGGKVWAFLGDGETDEPETLGAITLASREKLDNLIFVINANLQRLDGPVRGNGKIIQELEAIFRGAGWHVIKVVWGGDWDPLLEKDNEGKLVKRMGEVVDGEYQKYSVEGGAYIRKNFFGKDEDLLKMVEQMSDEELFKMKRGGHDPEKVYAAYKEAVNYVGKPTVIIAKTIKGYGLGEAGEGKNITHQQKKLNEDEMKEFRSRFGIPISDERIANDPFYKPDDNSEEIQYIKKRREELGGYLPSRKTDIRPIKTPPESLFEEFYKGTEGHEVSTTMVFVRILAKLLKDKEIGKLIVPIVPDEARTFGMEALFRQVGIYSHSGQLYEPVDAASLLYYKEAKDGQILEEGITEAGSMSSFMAAGTAYLTHGINMIPFFVYYSMFGLQRVGDLVWAAADMGAKGFLFGGTAGRTTLAGEGLQHQDGNSHLLAYPVPNLVTYDPAFAYEIAVIIRDGIKRMFEDQEDIFYYVTLMNENYAMPEMPKGVKDGILKGMYKFKASDKKTFKLKAQLLGSGTILNEVIKAAKILEEDYRVACDIWSVTSYKELRRDALEIERWNMLNPTKEQKQNYIQKTLQKEDGVFVAASDYVKALPDSVAKWFPRYLYSMGTDGFGRSESRAMLREFFEVDAKHIAFAALTALFKEGKIQDKVLDRAEKELGINPNKRNPLNS; this is translated from the coding sequence ATGAGTGAAGAGATTAAAAAAGATAAAAAGATCGAAGAGATTGAAACCAATGAGTGGTTATACTCGCTTGATTACGTTCTTGAACATAGCGGTCCTGAACGGGTAATTGAACTCTTAAGAGAACTTCAGGTTCGTGCTTATAAAGCCGGTGTTCATATCCCTTTCAGTGCAAACACACCTTATATAAATACTATTCCAAGAGAAAAACAATCACCATTCCCGGGTAACAGAGAAATTGAAAGACGAATTAAAAGTCTGATTCGTTGGAATGCAATGGCTATGGTTGTTAAAGCAAATAAACAGGAACATGGAATTGGCGGTCATATATCAACTTATGCATCTGCGGCAACTTTATATGAAATCGGATTTAATCATTTCTTTCGTGGAAGAGGTGAAGGTTATGAAGGTGATCAGATTTATTTTCAGGGACACGCTTCACCCGGTTTTTATGCAAGAGCTTTTCTTGAAGGAAGAATAACTAAAGAGCAATTAGTAAATTTTAGAAGAGATTTAGCTCCCGGAGGCGGACTCACATCGTACCCTCATCCGTTTTTAATGCCTGATTTTTGGGAATTCCCAACTGTATCAATGGGGCTTGGTCCGATTCAGGCTATATATCGTGCAAGATTTAACAGATACCTGGAAGATCGTGAATTAAAAAAACCAGGCGGAAAAGTTTGGGCATTTCTCGGCGATGGTGAAACTGATGAACCAGAAACACTTGGAGCTATTACTCTTGCTTCAAGAGAGAAATTAGATAACCTGATTTTTGTTATCAATGCAAACCTGCAAAGACTTGACGGACCAGTGAGAGGAAATGGAAAAATTATTCAGGAACTTGAAGCGATATTCAGAGGTGCAGGATGGCATGTTATTAAAGTTGTTTGGGGAGGCGATTGGGACCCATTGCTGGAAAAAGATAATGAAGGAAAACTTGTAAAAAGAATGGGGGAAGTTGTTGATGGTGAATATCAAAAATATTCTGTTGAAGGTGGAGCATACATCAGGAAGAACTTTTTTGGGAAAGATGAAGACCTGCTGAAGATGGTTGAGCAGATGAGCGATGAAGAGTTATTCAAGATGAAGCGCGGCGGGCACGATCCGGAAAAAGTTTACGCTGCATATAAAGAAGCTGTAAACTATGTCGGTAAACCAACAGTTATAATAGCAAAAACAATAAAGGGATATGGACTTGGTGAAGCAGGTGAAGGAAAAAATATAACTCATCAGCAGAAAAAATTAAATGAAGATGAAATGAAAGAGTTCAGAAGCAGATTTGGAATTCCAATCTCTGATGAGCGAATTGCTAATGATCCTTTTTATAAACCAGATGATAACAGTGAAGAAATTCAATACATTAAAAAAAGAAGAGAAGAGCTTGGCGGATATTTGCCTTCGCGAAAGACAGATATCAGACCAATTAAAACCCCGCCTGAATCTTTATTTGAAGAATTTTATAAAGGAACAGAAGGACACGAAGTATCAACAACGATGGTGTTTGTAAGAATTTTAGCAAAATTGCTGAAGGATAAAGAAATAGGAAAACTTATTGTTCCTATTGTTCCGGATGAAGCCAGAACTTTTGGCATGGAAGCTTTATTCAGACAAGTTGGAATTTATTCACACTCCGGACAATTGTATGAACCCGTTGATGCAGCTTCTTTGCTGTATTACAAAGAAGCTAAAGATGGTCAGATACTTGAAGAGGGTATTACAGAAGCCGGCTCTATGTCATCTTTTATGGCAGCTGGTACTGCATATTTAACACACGGAATAAATATGATTCCTTTCTTTGTCTATTACTCAATGTTTGGATTACAAAGAGTTGGCGATTTGGTTTGGGCTGCTGCTGATATGGGTGCTAAAGGATTTTTATTCGGCGGAACTGCGGGTAGAACTACACTTGCCGGTGAAGGATTACAGCATCAGGACGGAAACAGTCATCTGCTTGCTTATCCGGTGCCGAATCTTGTTACTTATGATCCAGCGTTTGCTTATGAAATCGCTGTTATCATCAGAGATGGTATTAAAAGAATGTTTGAAGATCAGGAAGATATTTTCTATTACGTTACTTTAATGAACGAAAATTATGCAATGCCTGAAATGCCTAAGGGCGTTAAAGATGGAATTTTAAAAGGTATGTATAAGTTTAAGGCTTCTGATAAAAAGACTTTTAAATTAAAGGCGCAGTTACTTGGAAGCGGAACGATACTTAACGAAGTAATTAAAGCCGCAAAAATTTTAGAAGAAGATTATCGTGTTGCTTGTGATATATGGAGTGTAACAAGTTATAAGGAATTACGCCGCGATGCTCTTGAGATAGAAAGATGGAATATGTTGAATCCAACTAAAGAGCAAAAACAAAATTATATCCAAAAAACACTTCAAAAAGAAGACGGGGTTTTTGTAGCTGCATCTGATTATGTAAAAGCTCTGCCTGACTCAGTCGCAAAGTGGTTCCCGAGATATTTGTATTCTATGGGAACAGATGGTTTCGGAAGAAGCGAATCAAGAGCAATGCTTCGTGAGTTTTTTGAAGTGGACGCTAAACATATTGCCTTTGCAGCATTAACTGCATTGTTCAAAGAAGGCAAGATACAGGATAAAGTGTTGGATAGGGCTGAAAAAGAACTCGGTATAAATCCAAATAAAAGAAATCCTTTGAATAGCTGA
- a CDS encoding NUDIX hydrolase, protein MKEDNSEFKWLEIAREIQQLSQTGLAFAVTEYEKKRYKRLTEITAEIIEHHTTLGKDSVQKVLMEHPGYATPKIDVRAAVIKDEQILLVQETTDNCWAMPGGWADVGDIPSEAAIRECREESGYNVKPVKVIGVFDANRIGRQLELFHAFKIIFLCELIDGEAKISDETTAVKFFDFNNLPSLSLNRTNKKHLKEIKLHLEDPDRKTYFD, encoded by the coding sequence ATGAAAGAAGATAATTCAGAATTTAAATGGCTTGAAATCGCAAGAGAGATACAACAGCTTTCTCAAACCGGATTAGCTTTTGCAGTTACAGAATATGAAAAGAAGAGATATAAACGATTAACAGAAATAACTGCAGAAATAATTGAACATCATACAACACTTGGAAAAGATTCTGTTCAAAAAGTTTTAATGGAACATCCCGGTTATGCAACACCGAAGATTGATGTTCGTGCGGCAGTAATTAAAGATGAACAAATATTACTTGTGCAGGAAACAACAGACAATTGCTGGGCAATGCCCGGCGGCTGGGCTGATGTAGGAGATATTCCATCCGAAGCAGCTATCAGGGAATGCAGAGAAGAAAGCGGATATAATGTAAAACCAGTTAAAGTAATTGGAGTTTTTGATGCTAACAGAATAGGCAGGCAGCTGGAATTATTTCATGCTTTTAAAATTATATTTTTATGTGAACTGATTGATGGTGAAGCCAAAATAAGTGACGAAACAACTGCTGTGAAATTTTTTGATTTCAATAATCTTCCTTCATTATCTTTGAATCGCACAAACAAAAAACATCTGAAAGAAATCAAACTTCATCTGGAAGACCCTGATAGAAAAACTTATTTTGATTAG
- a CDS encoding tetratricopeptide repeat protein encodes MNFKLILNYIVWSLMLIACAAKLDMPQYIDALEAYNEGRYQTTLTLINQAISIEPEVAEFYLLRARANYKLNNKVSAMNDLNSSLKLEESFSAFYLKGRIFLERSEFSKAKTNFRKSYKLNPTSAELLFDLGYLEYLNGENQLAIDYYLKAAKYDSRNPAVYVNIGNLYGIMGNSKLAIDNYSKALVLDTTDGIPYYNRANEKMILNDINGAIEDYKKSLEIDSLNTNTMFILAEAQSKIGDFSGAIVNYNSILKIDSTSAKVFYLRGLSLLSLNDDKNACMDFNKAGELGYFDAYDMIKKYCDPKKLKQTKKSNKKTK; translated from the coding sequence ATGAATTTCAAACTAATTCTCAATTACATTGTTTGGTCTTTAATGCTTATTGCATGTGCGGCAAAACTTGATATGCCCCAATACATTGATGCACTTGAGGCATATAATGAAGGCAGATATCAAACTACGTTAACACTTATCAATCAGGCTATAAGTATTGAACCTGAAGTTGCGGAATTTTACCTCTTAAGAGCCAGAGCAAATTATAAACTCAATAATAAAGTATCTGCGATGAATGATTTAAATAGTTCGCTTAAATTAGAAGAATCATTCTCTGCTTTTTATTTAAAAGGCAGGATATTTTTAGAACGCTCTGAGTTTTCTAAAGCCAAGACAAATTTCAGAAAATCATATAAACTCAATCCGACATCTGCCGAATTACTTTTTGACTTAGGCTATCTTGAATATTTAAATGGTGAAAACCAGCTTGCTATCGATTACTATCTTAAGGCAGCAAAATACGATTCAAGAAATCCTGCAGTTTATGTAAACATCGGTAATCTCTATGGGATAATGGGTAATAGCAAACTGGCTATTGATAATTATTCAAAAGCTTTAGTTCTTGATACAACAGACGGCATTCCATATTACAACCGCGCAAATGAAAAAATGATTTTAAATGATATTAACGGAGCTATTGAAGATTATAAAAAGTCACTCGAAATAGATTCACTTAATACAAATACAATGTTTATTCTTGCAGAAGCACAGAGTAAGATCGGGGATTTCTCAGGAGCAATTGTTAATTATAACTCCATTTTAAAAATTGATTCTACATCTGCAAAAGTATTTTATCTGCGAGGGCTTTCGTTGCTGTCATTAAATGATGATAAAAACGCTTGCATGGATTTTAATAAAGCTGGAGAGCTTGGTTATTTTGATGCTTATGATATGATAAAAAAATATTGTGATCCCAAAAAACTAAAACAAACAAAAAAAAGTAATAAGAAAACAAAGTAG
- a CDS encoding undecaprenyl-phosphate glucose phosphotransferase yields the protein MIVNKKSIYYQRLIADLFLLNISFLIAAILAQPYHILIDRNYMFILLLILNILWFFYAAVTEFYDEFYFRSIATQLLNIAKSTIIQISAAVLFIFLMKEDLFTRNFIVFFGVLLFITISLRIVAFKKILQALRKKGKNIRSLIIIGAEDIGRNFKKTIIDNPDFGYSFVGFLDDNLTESGVVGRVNDLEKIIIEKNIDEVVIALQNESTQKLDEIIRICNINAVKIHIIPDYFRFLSGRFQVSSIGNFPIITARDEPLEEVNKRFVKRTFDIVFSLLVIILVLSWLFPIMAVLIKLSSRGPALFVQERIGAKNEKFKFFKFRTMITDENKSKEFKPVLAGDKRVTKLGRVLRRTSLDELPQFINVLIGDMSVVGPRPHAIPYQNMYGQVFEEIKLRHNVKPGITGWAQINGLRGDVKDEELNRQRTIQRIKYDLWYIENWSMKLDIQIILITMWQAIKGDANAV from the coding sequence ATGATCGTAAATAAAAAATCAATTTATTATCAAAGGTTAATTGCCGATTTGTTCCTTCTGAACATTTCATTTCTTATTGCAGCTATTCTTGCACAGCCATATCATATTCTTATTGATAGAAACTATATGTTTATTCTGTTGTTGATTCTGAATATTCTTTGGTTTTTTTATGCTGCTGTTACAGAGTTCTATGATGAATTTTATTTTAGATCAATTGCAACTCAGTTACTTAACATTGCCAAAAGCACCATTATACAAATTAGTGCCGCTGTATTATTTATCTTTTTAATGAAAGAAGATTTATTTACCAGGAATTTTATTGTCTTCTTTGGAGTTTTACTTTTTATAACAATTAGTTTGAGGATAGTTGCGTTTAAAAAAATTCTGCAGGCTCTCAGAAAAAAAGGTAAAAATATAAGAAGCCTGATTATAATCGGCGCAGAAGATATTGGCAGGAACTTTAAAAAAACAATTATTGATAATCCTGATTTTGGTTATTCATTTGTTGGATTTCTGGATGACAATTTAACCGAATCAGGTGTGGTTGGGCGTGTGAATGATTTGGAAAAAATAATTATTGAAAAAAACATAGACGAAGTTGTAATCGCTTTACAAAATGAATCCACGCAAAAACTTGATGAAATAATTAGAATATGCAATATCAACGCAGTGAAAATTCATATAATTCCCGATTATTTCAGATTTCTTTCAGGCAGATTTCAGGTAAGTTCTATAGGAAATTTTCCAATTATAACAGCACGCGATGAACCTCTTGAAGAGGTTAACAAAAGGTTCGTTAAAAGAACATTCGATATTGTTTTTTCACTTCTTGTAATCATTTTAGTTCTAAGCTGGTTGTTTCCGATTATGGCTGTTTTGATAAAACTTTCTTCACGTGGACCGGCTTTATTTGTTCAAGAAAGAATCGGAGCAAAAAACGAGAAGTTTAAATTTTTTAAATTCAGAACTATGATAACAGATGAAAATAAATCTAAAGAATTCAAACCAGTTCTTGCAGGTGATAAAAGAGTTACAAAACTTGGCAGAGTTCTTAGAAGAACAAGTCTTGATGAACTGCCTCAGTTTATTAATGTGCTGATCGGTGATATGTCTGTTGTTGGTCCCAGACCTCATGCTATTCCGTATCAAAATATGTACGGACAGGTTTTCGAAGAAATAAAACTTCGCCATAATGTAAAACCCGGCATTACAGGTTGGGCACAAATTAATGGTTTACGGGGTGATGTAAAAGATGAAGAATTAAATCGCCAAAGGACAATACAAAGAATAAAATATGATTTATGGTATATTGAAAACTGGTCAATGAAGCTGGATATTCAGATAATCCTGATAACAATGTGGCAAGCGATTAAAGGTGATGCTAATGCTGTTTAG